A genomic stretch from Setaria viridis chromosome 1, Setaria_viridis_v4.0, whole genome shotgun sequence includes:
- the LOC117848668 gene encoding uncharacterized protein codes for MAGKGAKATAAKSADKDKGKKAGGPVSRSSRAAPQEKSAPKKDVYQLFAEKVRDNKQLESRWAIMQETRVEYFRGKDFTTFIKNHPEVREILGPDKDLEVEDIVNTLLTKDLVIRCDRVMKTVRPGKKKLSSWPAHLEIHNEQVFTENDGFFAWMFLKRRTLWQTILSFVWPLFALAVCLFPVYPYQCKIVVLYSCAGALLFIVSILLLRAAIFGILWVLLGKRVWFFPNINAEETTFRELVRFWPEKDEGERPKWTSRLFYALVAVLVILLLRHHAPDEAARARYQKKVSNIIDDVLEWSPKLAISGMIEKHTGANMTEASNYTSTAGTSHAPSSAEGKATEANPDTQADSDEIQDSEYADDTRTRSSKA; via the exons ATGGCTGGGAAGGGAGCCAAGGCCACGGCGGCCAAGTCGGCGGACAAGGACAAGGGGAAGAAGGCCGGCGGCCCCGTCTCccgctcctcccgcgccgcgcctCAG GAGAAATCTGCTCCAAAGAAAGACGTTTATCAATTGTTTGCCGAGAAGGTTAGGGATAACAAACAACTGGAATCAAGATGGGCAATCATGCAAGAAACTCGAGTGGAGTATTTTCGTGGAAAAGATTTCACTACCTTCATCAAGAATCATCCAGAAGTCAGGGAAATTTTAGGGCCGGACAAAGATTTAGAAGTGGAGGACATTGTTAACACTTTGCTGACCAAGGACCTTGTGATAAGATGTGACCGAGTTATGAAAACTGTCAGGCCTGGCAAGAAAAAGCTGTCATCATGGCCTGCTCATTTGGAGATACATAAT GAACAAGTGTTTACTGAAAATGATGGTTTCTTTGCTTGGATGTTTCTCAAAAGGCGGACCTTGTGGCAGACAATTCTTTCATTTGTTTGGCCTCTTTTTGCACTGGCAGTCTGCTTATTTCCAGTTTACCCATACCAATGCAAGATTGTTGTACTTTACTCATGTGCTGGAGCGCTACTTTTCATCGTCTCCATTCTTTTGC TAAGAGCTGCTATCTTCGGCATCCTATGGGTTCTTCTTGGGAAGCGTGTGTGGTTCTTCCCCAATATAAATGCAGAGGAGACGACGTTTAGAGAACTAGTTCGTTTTTGGCCTGAAAAGGATGAAGGGGAGCGGCCAAAGTGGACATCAAGACTTTTCTATGCTCTTGTTGCTGTATTGGTGATACTGCTCCTTAGGCACCATGCTCCAGATGAAGCAGCTAGAGCCAG GTACCAAAAGAAGGTTTCTAACATAATTGATGATGTTCTGGAGTGGTCTCCAAAGTTGGCGATTTCTGGAATGATTGAAAAGCATACTGGGGCAAATATGACGGAAGCCAGCAACTACACCAGCACGGCTGGGACTAGTCATGCCCCTTCATCTGCAGAAGGCAAGGCTACAGAAGCAAACCCAGATACCCAGGCTGACTCAGATGAAATCCAAGATAGCGAGTATGCTGATGATACGAGAACAAGATCAAGCAAAGCTTAA